Proteins from a single region of Nerophis ophidion isolate RoL-2023_Sa linkage group LG08, RoL_Noph_v1.0, whole genome shotgun sequence:
- the paqr4b gene encoding progestin and adipoQ receptor family member 4, which produces MLHVASREVMMVRKGPRLLDFTKTPSHLQFNKYVLTGYRPVSTAQECLRSLFYMHNELGNIYTHGIPFFLFLVLLPFRIPWREVDSAWICVVHYLACLSPTVGSVVYHVFMNHVGGEHVYDTLLSLDMFGVCLVSTLGALPIIHITLLCLPTVQQAALLVYIFLSAYGIYCATTARTNVLRLQAFVWQALFRLSLFLFRAYGIGVGSPNSLHLFAIMEVLAVLGGLVNVIQIPERFSPGLFDNWGNSHQIMHVMVICAIIYLHWGTLEDLTWIKNYQCPSH; this is translated from the exons ATGCTGCATGTGGCCAGCAGGGAAGTTATGATGGTTCGCAAAGGGCCACGGCTGTTGGACTTCACTAAAACCCCGTCTCATCTGCAATTCAACAAGTATGTCCTGACGGGCTACCGTCCAGTGTCCACCGCTCAGGAGTGTCTGCGGAGCCTGTTTTACATGCATAATGAGCTGGGCAACATCTACACTCATG GTATTCCCTTCTTCCTCTTCCTGGTCCTCCTGCCCTTCAGAATTCCTTGGAGAGAGGTGGACAGCGCCTGGATCTGTGTGGTCCACTACTTGGCCTGCCTCAGCCCCACAGTGGGCTCGGTGGTCTACCACGTGTTCATGAACCATGTGGGAGGGGAGCACGTGTACGACACCCTGCTCTCGCTCGACATGTTTGGTGTGTGCTTGGTCAGCACTCTGG GGGCTCTCCCCATCATCCACATCACGCTCCTGTGCCTCCCGACTGTGCAGCAGGCTGCCTTGCTGGTCTACATCTTCTTGTCGGCCTACGGGATCTACTGTGCTACCACGGCTCGCACCAACGTGCTGCGTTTGCAGGCTTTTGTGTGGCAGGCCTTGTTCCGCTTGAGCCTCTTCCTCTTTCGGGCGTACGGTATTGGGGTGGGCAGCCCTAACTCTTTGCATCTCTTTGCCATCAtggaagtgctggctgtcctggGTGGGCTGGTCAACGTTATCCAGATACCGGAGCGTTTCAGCCCAGGGCTCTTTGACAACTGGGGAAATAGCCACCAGATCATGCATGTCATGGTTATTTGCGCCATCATTTACCTGCACTGGGGGACTCTGGAGGATCTGACCTGGATTAAAAACTACCAGTGTCCTAGTCATTAA